Proteins encoded within one genomic window of Deltaproteobacteria bacterium:
- a CDS encoding PIN domain-containing protein gives MPSLVLVDTCVFVDFLREISPLNGALRTLVREDRVILSPLVRLELLQGVREIERAKLASFLDGFIRLEGDEQLFKVAEELLPLARRGGLSFGLIDYLIVLQSLAANILLYTRDVTMLKLARKLDVNLYLHSRR, from the coding sequence ATGCCAAGCTTAGTGTTGGTCGATACTTGCGTATTTGTCGATTTTCTTCGCGAGATTTCCCCTCTTAATGGAGCTTTACGCACGCTCGTAAGAGAGGATAGAGTAATCCTTTCTCCTCTCGTTCGGCTAGAGTTATTACAAGGGGTTAGGGAAATAGAACGAGCGAAGTTAGCGTCATTTTTGGACGGATTTATTCGTTTGGAGGGGGACGAGCAGTTGTTTAAAGTAGCCGAAGAGTTATTACCGCTAGCTCGGCGGGGCGGGCTTAGTTTCGGCTTAATCGATTATCTTATCGTCTTGCAATCGCTAGCAGCTAACATCTTGCTGTACACGCGCGACGTCACAATGCTTAAATTAGCTAGAAAGCTAGACGTGAACTTATATTTGCATTCACGGCGTTAG
- a CDS encoding ATP-binding protein, producing the protein MLKNTLQNIIADQQLILGKALVNLHPRDVDLQYHLRSNEISVVTGVRRCGKSSLLKLVASESLKDRSVLYCNFDDPRLAGFLSSDFESLYLGWQELLASRPKGVLICFDEIQNISAWERWAVHFAQLENHKVFVTGSNAKMLSSELATHLTGRHVVINLMPFSFKEIVQFETQALEPLSKATTEHNLALRRLLEKYKKFGGFPKVYLEEDLSLLSQYFRDIILNDIALRKNVRNEKLLLELGNTIMTQNANLTNKSKVAKDLGIRERETVVNYFHYFEETFLAFEIRQYAYSLRRQQRSLAKFYSVDPALARHCGFQFSEDRGALLEHLVFLELRRRGYQVYYWKSAEGYEVDFVVKQGNNIEISIQVCSQPSSYDTVGREVRALLKAKEEIKSRRLLLISEDPISLDPLRMESLDTSGIEVLSFIDWALE; encoded by the coding sequence ATGCTAAAGAACACACTTCAAAATATCATAGCAGATCAGCAGCTTATCCTAGGAAAGGCTTTGGTAAATTTGCATCCGAGAGATGTGGATTTGCAATACCATCTACGCAGCAACGAGATTAGCGTAGTTACTGGTGTTAGGCGATGTGGCAAGTCTTCTTTGCTCAAGTTAGTTGCCAGTGAATCTTTAAAAGATCGCTCCGTGCTTTATTGCAATTTTGACGATCCGCGTCTGGCGGGTTTTCTAAGTAGCGATTTTGAGTCTCTTTATCTTGGATGGCAAGAACTACTAGCATCTCGTCCTAAAGGAGTTCTTATATGTTTTGATGAAATTCAAAATATTTCAGCTTGGGAGAGATGGGCTGTGCATTTTGCTCAACTGGAGAATCACAAGGTTTTTGTAACAGGCTCTAACGCAAAGATGCTTAGCTCCGAGCTAGCAACTCACCTTACAGGTCGACATGTCGTTATTAACTTAATGCCATTTTCTTTTAAGGAGATAGTTCAATTTGAAACGCAAGCGCTAGAACCGCTATCCAAAGCGACGACCGAACATAATCTCGCGCTCAGGCGCTTGCTGGAAAAGTATAAAAAGTTTGGTGGTTTTCCTAAAGTCTATTTGGAAGAAGACTTGTCCCTACTATCGCAATATTTTCGGGATATTATTTTAAATGATATTGCCTTGCGAAAAAACGTAAGAAACGAAAAACTACTACTCGAACTGGGCAATACCATTATGACGCAAAATGCCAATCTCACTAACAAGAGCAAAGTTGCTAAAGATTTAGGCATAAGAGAGCGCGAAACAGTTGTAAACTATTTTCACTATTTTGAAGAGACGTTTCTTGCCTTTGAGATTAGGCAATATGCTTACTCTCTTAGAAGGCAACAGAGAAGTTTGGCCAAATTTTACTCAGTAGATCCAGCCTTAGCTCGCCACTGTGGCTTCCAATTTTCAGAAGACCGTGGTGCGCTCCTAGAACATTTGGTTTTCTTGGAGCTTCGAAGGCGAGGGTATCAAGTCTATTATTGGAAATCCGCTGAGGGATATGAAGTCGATTTCGTCGTAAAGCAGGGAAATAATATTGAGATTAGTATACAAGTATGCTCCCAGCCTAGCAGTTATGATACAGTCGGGCGAGAAGTTAGAGCTCTGTTAAAGGCCAAGGAGGAAATCAAATCGCGTCGCTTGCTTCTCATAAGCGAGGATCCAATATCCTTGGATCCGCTAAGAATGGAAAGTCTAGATACAAGCGGCATAGAAGTACTTTCATTTATCGATTGGGCCTTAGAGTAA
- a CDS encoding ATP-binding protein, with amino-acid sequence MRRFLCEDLREWKNSSRRKPLILRGARQVGKTYLLKEFCKSNFKQVYYCNFEEQPQFAKVFHGSLSPSTLLQDIGLLLGKKIEVNNAILVFDEIQSCPQALTSLKYFSENLPELPVCSAGSLLGLELNHASFPVGKVDFLELYPLSFGEFLCATRNELLHEALLSFVQNNNLSQIAHDKLWEQFKRYLIVGGMPEAVKCYAEKLDSPVDAFSAAKKAHDSLLLSYEADIAKHSGENNSMHIQRLFRNVPEQLAKDVDGAASKFVFKEAIGGIRGYERLSGVIDWLETAGLIIRVPIVHKAALPFSAFAKENNFKLFLFDVGLLTSLSGLTPKVVMDYSFGSYKGYLAENAVASLLLTSKQHRLYSWKEKNSELEFLLSVDGEIVPIEVKSGRNVRARSLSVFMGKYAPKCSVVLSSKPPISNKQPSHLPLYCAEFLAEILKKMIN; translated from the coding sequence ATGAGACGCTTTTTATGTGAAGATTTAAGGGAATGGAAGAATTCCTCCAGGCGAAAACCGCTTATTCTTCGGGGTGCTCGCCAGGTGGGAAAAACTTATCTCCTTAAAGAATTCTGCAAGTCCAATTTTAAGCAGGTTTATTACTGCAATTTTGAAGAGCAACCGCAGTTTGCCAAAGTTTTTCATGGTTCACTGTCTCCTAGTACTCTGTTGCAGGACATTGGATTGCTTCTCGGCAAAAAAATCGAAGTTAATAATGCTATTCTAGTTTTCGATGAAATTCAAAGCTGTCCTCAAGCACTTACGAGCCTAAAATATTTTAGTGAGAACTTGCCTGAACTCCCCGTATGTTCTGCGGGATCATTGTTGGGCCTTGAACTAAACCATGCCTCGTTTCCTGTGGGAAAAGTCGATTTTCTTGAGCTATATCCGCTTTCTTTTGGCGAGTTTCTTTGTGCCACCCGAAACGAGTTGCTACATGAGGCGCTGCTGTCATTTGTGCAGAATAACAATCTCTCGCAAATAGCACACGACAAGCTTTGGGAGCAATTTAAACGATATCTTATAGTTGGAGGTATGCCTGAAGCGGTAAAGTGTTATGCTGAGAAATTAGATTCTCCCGTAGATGCTTTTAGTGCGGCAAAAAAGGCACATGATAGTCTGCTTCTCTCCTATGAGGCTGATATAGCAAAACATTCGGGAGAAAATAATTCCATGCATATTCAGCGGCTTTTTCGCAATGTTCCCGAGCAACTCGCTAAGGATGTTGACGGCGCTGCTTCCAAATTTGTTTTCAAAGAAGCAATAGGCGGAATTCGCGGATATGAGCGATTAAGTGGAGTAATCGATTGGCTAGAAACTGCTGGCTTGATTATTCGAGTCCCAATTGTTCACAAGGCCGCTCTTCCTTTTAGCGCCTTTGCTAAGGAGAATAATTTTAAACTTTTCTTGTTCGATGTAGGTCTTTTGACATCGCTAAGCGGGCTTACGCCAAAAGTAGTCATGGACTATTCATTTGGATCTTATAAGGGATACTTGGCAGAAAATGCCGTAGCCTCACTTCTCCTCACTTCAAAACAGCACAGGCTCTACTCTTGGAAGGAAAAAAACTCCGAGCTAGAGTTTTTGCTTTCGGTTGATGGCGAAATTGTTCCTATCGAAGTTAAGTCTGGAAGGAATGTTCGTGCGCGCAGCTTGTCGGTATTCATGGGAAAATATGCTCCAAAATGCAGTGTCGTTCTTAGTTCAAAACCGCCAATTTCAAACAAACAACCCTCGCATCTCCCACTTTATTGCGCCGAATTCTTGGCAGAGATTTTAAAAAAAATGATTAACTGA
- a CDS encoding metal ABC transporter permease — translation MNQDLYTLISLDLPGLLTAIFAAMSCGLLGNFLVLRKMSLMGDSISHSVLPGIVIAFLLTGSRSFVVVFIGAAVAGLVSVVLVELIQKLGRLESGAAMGVVFTVFFALGVLLIEQAAARSVDLDAECLLHGQLERIFWFPPQDWLKLFSWETLKILPYELLVSSAIFLLVAVFVCIFFKELKLSSFDPNLFDALGFKSNLMHYLLMTLVAASVVSSFEVVGSILVIAMIICPAAIARLLTDRLTVQIFLSVSIAASSSIIGYVLAAFSPFWVGWEHSLNAAGMMAVTLGAMLGMAVVGAPTYGLFASGLRRFRISVQVIREDMLGILYRLEELETGSCGNVGTKELLSAFGDGLTARLALRKAIDEKQLLRQGDDVRLSNAGRADARVLVRTHRLWESFMVEKMGVRPDHVHQTATELEHVTSKAMARELAKDQTHSSRDPHNRPIPEVDDE, via the coding sequence ATGAATCAGGATCTTTACACTTTAATTTCGCTAGATTTGCCAGGATTGCTTACTGCAATTTTTGCAGCGATGAGTTGTGGGTTGCTAGGGAATTTTTTGGTTTTGCGGAAAATGAGTTTGATGGGTGACTCCATTTCCCATTCTGTTTTGCCCGGCATTGTAATTGCCTTTCTCCTCACGGGTTCGAGAAGCTTTGTTGTGGTGTTTATAGGTGCAGCGGTAGCAGGGCTTGTAAGTGTAGTTTTGGTAGAGCTAATCCAAAAACTTGGTCGCCTGGAGTCTGGTGCAGCTATGGGGGTAGTGTTTACAGTTTTTTTTGCGTTGGGGGTGCTCCTAATTGAGCAGGCAGCGGCGCGTTCGGTGGATTTAGATGCAGAGTGTCTCTTGCATGGGCAGCTAGAGCGAATATTTTGGTTCCCTCCGCAGGATTGGCTTAAGCTGTTTAGCTGGGAAACGCTTAAAATTCTACCTTATGAGTTACTAGTTAGTAGCGCCATTTTTTTGCTCGTTGCAGTGTTTGTTTGCATTTTCTTTAAGGAGCTAAAGCTTAGTTCTTTTGATCCAAATTTATTCGATGCTTTGGGTTTTAAATCAAATTTGATGCACTATCTGTTGATGACGTTGGTTGCGGCATCGGTCGTTTCGTCTTTTGAGGTAGTAGGCTCCATATTGGTCATAGCCATGATTATTTGCCCGGCTGCCATAGCGCGCCTGTTGACCGATCGGCTAACGGTTCAAATATTTCTTAGCGTTTCAATTGCTGCAAGTAGCAGCATTATTGGCTATGTGCTCGCCGCCTTTTCGCCTTTTTGGGTTGGCTGGGAACATTCTCTCAATGCGGCTGGTATGATGGCAGTTACACTGGGAGCAATGTTAGGCATGGCAGTTGTTGGTGCGCCTACTTATGGCCTTTTTGCTAGTGGATTGCGTCGTTTTAGGATATCCGTTCAGGTAATTCGCGAGGACATGCTTGGAATTCTCTATCGCTTGGAAGAGTTGGAAACGGGTTCGTGCGGCAATGTGGGAACCAAAGAACTATTGAGTGCCTTTGGTGACGGATTAACGGCTCGATTGGCGCTTAGAAAAGCAATTGATGAAAAGCAGCTTCTTCGCCAAGGCGATGATGTGAGATTGAGCAATGCTGGCAGAGCTGATGCTAGAGTGTTGGTTAGGACCCATAGGTTATGGGAGTCATTCATGGTGGAGAAGATGGGCGTTCGTCCCGATCATGTGCATCAGACCGCTACGGAACTAGAGCACGTAACTTCCAAAGCCATGGCTAGAGAGCTTGCAAAGGATCAGACGCATAGTAGTCGAGACCCACATAATCGGCCCATACCAGAGGTGGATGACGAGTAA
- a CDS encoding metal ABC transporter permease, translating to MMQSISDVSLEMPSLEVVLEVLTLRSGINTAIVVLGTCCLGIASGIIGTFALLRKRSMMGDALAHATLPGLAIAFILSTVWLGMEGKSLPVLLAGAIVSAIVAVIVVQLLVKYTRLKEDTAIGAVLSVFFGCGVVLMSAIQYLETGSEGGLHHFIYGQTAAMSISDACLIAVVAVVIALITASFLKEFRLICFDADYATVQGWPVSSLDLLMMALVMLVVVVGLSSVGMLLVIALLIIPASAARFWTERLNMMIIISALIGGLSCYLGASASALFPRMPAGAIIVLTSGCFFAVSFGLAPKRGVLASLVGLVREQKRVSEDHLLRRMFEFLESEGVVVDAYKPIPLKHLRIYRSSSSVLRWIVPTMLSLRGLVIFDWKTIAFTPKGLQMAKKLTINHRLWEEYLISYAHLSSARVDWSADIVEHIMSDELVARLKNALRQKGVLLADAEDLTSVHPLKCLS from the coding sequence ATGATGCAGTCAATTTCAGATGTGTCATTAGAAATGCCCTCGCTAGAAGTGGTATTAGAAGTGCTAACTTTACGAAGTGGAATAAATACTGCAATAGTTGTGTTGGGAACGTGCTGTTTAGGTATAGCTAGCGGTATTATTGGCACTTTTGCGCTTCTTAGAAAGCGTTCGATGATGGGCGATGCGCTGGCGCATGCAACATTACCCGGACTGGCGATAGCTTTTATCTTGTCGACTGTTTGGTTGGGAATGGAGGGGAAAAGTTTGCCCGTGCTTTTGGCAGGCGCTATCGTGAGCGCAATTGTCGCCGTTATAGTTGTTCAGTTGTTAGTAAAATATACTCGCTTGAAGGAAGACACTGCGATTGGAGCGGTGCTCAGTGTTTTTTTTGGTTGTGGCGTTGTTTTGATGAGTGCCATTCAGTATCTCGAGACTGGGAGCGAGGGGGGCTTGCATCACTTCATTTACGGACAAACTGCGGCTATGAGTATAAGCGATGCTTGCTTAATCGCTGTTGTAGCCGTTGTGATAGCGTTAATCACGGCATCTTTTCTTAAGGAGTTTAGATTGATTTGTTTTGATGCTGACTATGCTACGGTACAGGGATGGCCGGTGTCGTCTCTCGATTTGCTAATGATGGCGCTGGTGATGTTGGTTGTTGTCGTTGGGCTTAGTTCGGTTGGCATGTTGTTAGTTATTGCCTTGCTAATTATTCCAGCAAGCGCCGCGCGTTTTTGGACGGAGCGGCTAAACATGATGATAATAATAAGTGCGCTTATCGGTGGGCTAAGCTGTTACTTGGGAGCTTCTGCTTCTGCTCTTTTCCCCCGCATGCCAGCAGGGGCAATTATAGTCCTAACTAGCGGATGTTTTTTCGCGGTTAGTTTCGGTTTGGCTCCGAAGAGAGGGGTCTTGGCTAGTTTGGTTGGGCTAGTTCGAGAGCAAAAGCGCGTTTCTGAAGATCACTTATTGCGCAGAATGTTTGAGTTTTTGGAGAGCGAAGGTGTGGTGGTGGATGCGTACAAGCCCATTCCCCTTAAGCATCTAAGGATATATAGGAGTTCATCTTCGGTTCTTCGCTGGATTGTTCCAACAATGCTTTCATTGCGAGGATTGGTGATTTTTGATTGGAAGACCATTGCCTTTACGCCTAAAGGTTTGCAGATGGCAAAGAAGCTCACTATTAATCATAGGCTTTGGGAGGAGTATCTGATTAGCTATGCACACTTGTCGAGCGCAAGAGTAGACTGGTCAGCAGATATTGTCGAGCACATAATGTCAGACGAATTAGTTGCAAGGCTAAAAAATGCTTTAAGGCAAAAGGGTGTGCTCCTCGCGGATGCTGAAGATCTGACCAGCGTTCATCCCTTAAAGTGTCTGTCGTAA
- a CDS encoding ABC transporter ATP-binding protein has translation MSIFGIASKRERIGDKDIARLPEHSASSPLSVHSMTVAYNQRPVLWDVEYDAPSNALIAVVGPNGAGKSTFIKACLQLVPKVSGAVSFWGEDYRKVRKKVGYVPQRETVDWDFPVSVLDVVCMGRYGHIGWCKPVTRKHKEIALQHLDSVGMIDFANRQITQLSGGQQQRVFLARALAQEATLYFMDEPFAGVDATTEKAIVEILRNLRDNNCTVICVHHDLPTVKDYFDHVLLMNTHVIANGPTADVFTPENLQKTYGGRLTLLDEAAQALSLGRKER, from the coding sequence ATGTCGATTTTTGGAATAGCTAGTAAGAGGGAACGCATAGGAGATAAAGATATCGCTCGGCTTCCAGAGCATAGCGCATCTAGTCCACTTTCCGTGCATTCAATGACGGTTGCCTATAATCAAAGGCCAGTTCTTTGGGATGTAGAGTATGATGCTCCGAGCAATGCCCTGATTGCAGTTGTCGGTCCCAATGGCGCAGGGAAATCGACCTTTATAAAGGCCTGCTTGCAATTGGTGCCCAAAGTGTCTGGTGCAGTTTCGTTTTGGGGTGAGGACTATCGCAAGGTAAGAAAAAAGGTTGGCTATGTTCCACAGCGCGAGACGGTGGATTGGGATTTTCCGGTCTCGGTTTTGGACGTAGTCTGCATGGGTCGTTATGGACATATTGGCTGGTGTAAGCCAGTTACCCGCAAGCACAAGGAGATTGCATTACAGCATCTCGATTCTGTAGGCATGATAGATTTTGCAAATCGGCAAATTACTCAATTATCTGGCGGACAGCAGCAGAGGGTTTTTTTAGCACGTGCTCTTGCGCAAGAGGCTACGCTGTACTTTATGGATGAGCCGTTTGCTGGAGTAGATGCAACTACGGAAAAGGCGATTGTTGAGATATTGCGCAATCTTAGAGACAATAACTGCACTGTCATATGTGTTCACCACGATTTGCCGACCGTAAAGGATTACTTCGATCATGTGTTGCTTATGAACACTCATGTGATTGCAAATGGTCCAACCGCTGATGTCTTTACCCCGGAGAATTTACAAAAAACATATGGTGGAAGGTTGACTCTATTAGATGAAGCGGCACAAGCATTGTCGCTTGGCAGAAAGGAGCGCTAG